ttataaatattaaaattttaattttcaatttatcatattcgattcaattttaaattaaataaatcaaattgtttcaattaaattatcacTCTTATCTCtaaagaataatttaattaatattttaaatcagtattcaactattaaaaaatataataaaaaaattgattaattaaattaaaaaaatattaataaaataaataattgactatttattaatcatataaaatactgattattaaattatttactacgaaatattttaattaatattaatatttcaaatacATGGGTGCATTTAGCCTACATCAATaaattgtggcagatgcccaaCCCTAGATTCAACTAATAtatattctattttaaaaataatccttgcaaaaagtcaaattttagattaacattttttattatatgataGCTATCTTGTTAATtaggttattaataaaattgataatacTAAAATAGTCTACCTCATTATACTCTATGTTAGGATTAGGATCTGAACCACTTTGCAATTATTTatagttttttaatatattaaatcaatttgaaaaaatttagttttagaaattgataaattaataatttttttaatactttaataatattttaatataattttttaaaataataagattaattaattagtttgtttataatataaaaattaaataataaaattgtgaATATAAAATCATACTAACGGTGGCTTTATCCAATATTCCTTCCCTCCCCTGCACCTAACCCTTTAAATTATTCCTCAAATAGAAAGCAAAATTCTAATTtcttgtttttttaaataaagatttTAAACTTGGAGGGTAAGTGAACTCCAATAATTCTTTTGATTTTGTACTTGGGGATCAAAACCATCAGCCAGGCCATTTCTTGCATTTCTGTAATGGTGTTTGTCAGGAGAAATTTCATTAAACACCAGGTTCAGTAAACTGTGCAAAAGCCTGCTTTGTCAAAGACGAACTAACTTCTGTTTCGCTTTTCACATGaacatagaaaaaaaaaagggaaaaaagttAACTTCAGTTTCAGTGAAAGGAACTTGTGCTTCCAAAAACTCTTCTGGGTTTGTTGCTTGATCCAAAGTTGTCTCCATTGTTTTCtccatgtaaaaaaaaaaagtacccAGTTGAGAAATTGCCTTGATTTGCAAGAGCCTCTTCTACTTTTACCACTTGTAGCTTTTTATCAGGTCATTTTGAAAAAAGCATCTTGGTTTCCGTGCAGCCACTTGATAATGCAGTCCTTTTCGTGCTCAGTAATTTGTTTGATGAGAAATTTTGATGTTTTGGTTGTTTGTTAAGTTGAATTTGGGGGGGGATTACTGGTTAGATTTCTTAGTTGATGATATGAATGGGAAGGGTGCTTCAGATATGGCGGTCGGAAAAGTGGTGGTGGTTGCTGTTAAGGCATCAAAAGAGATACCGAGGAGAGCTTTGATCTGGGCTTTGACCCATGTGGTTCAACCTGGGGATTTCATCAAGCTACTGGTGGTCATCCCTGCTCATTCCTCAAGTAAATATTTAATCAGttgttcttttcttcttcttcttcttcttcatattgGGATGTTGACTTTATCAGTTTAAAATTTGATTGGTTAAAGTTAATATGCCATTGATTGTCAGGGCTCTTAATTTCATTTGAATTTCAGGGCTTAATGCTTTTCTTATACTTGGATTTCTTGGCTTGAATTTGATGACTACATGTGAGGTTCAAGGCTTTAAAATCAATTTGGTTTACACTTCACAAAATTATACTGGTATTAAATTTTCACTCTATGGCCCCATCATTTATTGCACAGATTCCTTCTTCAACCTAAGAAACAAGAACACAATTTATCTCCAGATGAAGAAACAAGAACACAATTTATCTCCAGATGTACTAAATTCCAAAGAATTTTTAATCCCTAGCTTTAGGAATTGCTGATATCAATTCTCATAACAGCAAATTCCATATTCAGTGTAAATGcttgctttctttttaaggTTAGCATGTGAACATCTTAAGCAAATGTAAATAATTTTGGCAAACCTGCAAAGTGCAGTATAGGTCACAAACAATTGGCAAAGTTACTGATCTTAGCACTGTATTGAAACATTGAAGGCCCTGGTGTTTATTTTTTTCCCCTTTCCACCAGTCCAGTTATATTGACTTCAAGAAGGTTGATGATGATAATGATATTTTGATAATGATGAGTTAAGTAGATGAAATGCTTTTTCAGGTAAAAGGGTTTGGGGTTTTTCAAGATTCACCAGTGATTGCACTAGCGGGAAGTCAATGTCCGGAACCAGGTTAGATCAGAGGGATGATATTTCAGATTCATGCTCTGAAATGTTGCGTCAAATCCATGATGCATATGACCCTGAGAAGGTCCGGCCATCCGGGATATCTTTGTTTTCAAATGTTTaggtctctcattctctcttCTGTTGAGTCTTTTACACCTTCTTATTCTTTTGCACAGATAAAAATTAGGGTGAAAGTTGTTGCTGGTTCATCATGTGGAGCGGTGGCTGCTGAAGCCAAGAAGGCTCAATCAAACTGGGTTATATTGGATAAGTACTAGAATCAACTACATCTTGTCTACTATTGTCTTGCATTTTAGGATTCTGGAGGATTGCTATTATATTTATTCAACTAAAATTTATATTCTTGTTTCTTGACAGAAATCTGAAACAAGAGAAGAAATACTGCATGCAGGAATTACAATGTAATGTTGTGTTGATGAGACGGTCTCAGCCAAAGGTTCTTCGTTTGAATTTGACTGGATCCCCAGTGATGCAAACAGAAGTATGTTGGCCATTTCCATTTGAGACAGAAGCATCTTCAAAGGACTTTGAGAGCAAGCATCACCAGGTAGATATGTTAAGGGGGCCGTTTGTAACTCCTGCAAGTAGTCCAGATCATGAATCATCACTGACTGCAACAGATGTTGGGACATCATCAATATCAAGCTCAGATCAAGGGACTTCACCATTTTTTCTATCCGGAATTTATGGGAGCCAGAAGAAAGAGCATTTAGTTTTCAATGAAGAAAATGAAAGTCTTTATGAATCTGAATCTGATTCAGATAGTGACAAGCAGGCACCTTCTTCCACCAGATTATATTTCCAACCATGGTTGGATGATAATCTGAATTCCAGTGGCGAACTTGCAAAAAGTATGCTAGATGGTTTCCAAAGATCAAAGGATGCATCTCAAATGTTCACATACAAAAGCTTGCTGGAGTATTTATCCAAATTAGACAGGAAACCTGATATTGGAGTCCTGAACTATAGAATAGATCTAAACTTAAGCAAAAGTGTTAGAGAAGCAATTTCCTTGACTACACATGTGCCTCCTGGTCCTCCTCCATTGTGTTCAGTATGCCGACGCAAGGCTCCTGCATTTGGAAACCCTCCCAAGTGGTTTACTTATGCTGAACTAGAACTTGCTACAGATGGATTTTCACGAGAAAATTTCTTAGCTGAAGGTGGATTTGGTTCTGTTCACCGAGGTGTCTTACCAGATGGCCTGGTGGTTGCTGTCAAACAACATAAATTGGCTAGTTCACAAGGTGATCTAGAGTTTTGCTCAGAAGTTGAGGTTTTGAGTTGTGCGCAACATCGTAATGTTGTGATGTTGATTGGATTCTGCGTGGAGGACGGAAGGAGATTGCTGGTTTATGAATATATTTGCAATGGATCTTTAGATTCACATCTTTTTGGTAAATTCTCCTGCAATACATGCGACATATTTATTACCTTTTTAAGAGAAGTGGAAATAATTCATTTTGAAATCCATGAAATGTACATAGATTGCATAATGCTACTTCATCTTGAAACTTCTATTCAGTTGCATGTAAAAAGTCTTTTGCAAATGAAATATAGATAGCCCCCTCTACAGCCAGGACATTTCTTCTTGCTTCCATATGCTTATATATAGCTCTTGCAAAATATTCCAAGAAAAGAACAGTTATTTCCAAATGAAATTTGTTGCCTTTTCTGTGGCCAAGGTAGTCAATTTCAGTGTTTGAAATTTGCAGGACATGCTGCAAAACCGTTGAACTGGTCTGCGCGACAAAAAATTGCTGTTGGAGCAGCTAGAGGGCTGAGATACCTTCATGAAGAATGTAGAGTAGGCTGTATCGTCCACCGCGATATGAGGCCAAACAATATCCTCATAACTCATGATTTTGAACCAATGGTATTTCTTTCTATCGCCATCTCTCTATAACCATATGGCCCATATCACAGATGTATGCCTGCCATTGATTCAGCATTATTATATGTACAATTGTCTTCTGCTGTTTCAAGTCATAGGCTCATCAAATTTCATGTTATTTTATTGTAAGAACATGTTCGATCTAACTCCTACCTTTCAATGGCAGGTTGGAGATTTTGGACTGGCAAGGTGGCAGCCAAGTGGAGACATAGGAGTTGAAACAAGAATAATTGGGACATTTGGGTAAAACTATTGGAACATTTTCTTTCCTCATTCATTGCTTTATTTGTAAACAATGATAGGCTAAATCTTGTTTTAATATAGGTATTTGGCTCCAGAATATGCTCAAAGTGGCCAGATCACAGAAAAAGCTGATGTCTATTCTTTTGGGGTGGTCTTGGTGGAGCTAGTTACCGGACGGAAAGCGATTGATGTAAAACGACCTAAGGGCCAGCAGTGCCTAACCGAATGGGTATGAGCTAAAGAACTAAAGTTTTGTGCATGTGAAAATATGATGTGACGATGATCTGTTGAACTCTTATTTTAAGTGGTAGAATAAATTTCTTTCTGATTAATCTTGTCTCTGTATCATTGCTTATGTCATGAGATTTGGAGCAGGTGCGTCCGCTCCTGGAAAAGCATTCCATTCAGGAACTAATTGACCCGCGCTTAATGAACTGCTATTTGGAACAAGAGGTGCATAACATGCTGCAATGTGCCTCATCGTGCATTCGCCGGGATCCTCATTCAAGGCCTCGGATGTCTCAGGTGAGAGAATTAtccaaatttctgaaatttcagACACTAAAtcacattattaaaaaaaaatgattggttaaaattgaaaaactatGTAAAGGTTTAGCTA
The genomic region above belongs to Manihot esculenta cultivar AM560-2 chromosome 3, M.esculenta_v8, whole genome shotgun sequence and contains:
- the LOC110610702 gene encoding inactive protein kinase SELMODRAFT_444075, whose translation is MFWLFVKLNLGGDYWLDFLVDDMNGKGASDMAVGKVVVVAVKASKEIPRRALIWALTHVVQPGDFIKLLVVIPAHSSSKRVWGFSRFTSDCTSGKSMSGTRLDQRDDISDSCSEMLRQIHDAYDPEKIKIRVKVVAGSSCGAVAAEAKKAQSNWVILDKNLKQEKKYCMQELQCNVVLMRRSQPKVLRLNLTGSPVMQTEVCWPFPFETEASSKDFESKHHQVDMLRGPFVTPASSPDHESSLTATDVGTSSISSSDQGTSPFFLSGIYGSQKKEHLVFNEENESLYESESDSDSDKQAPSSTRLYFQPWLDDNLNSSGELAKSMLDGFQRSKDASQMFTYKSLLEYLSKLDRKPDIGVLNYRIDLNLSKSVREAISLTTHVPPGPPPLCSVCRRKAPAFGNPPKWFTYAELELATDGFSRENFLAEGGFGSVHRGVLPDGLVVAVKQHKLASSQGDLEFCSEVEVLSCAQHRNVVMLIGFCVEDGRRLLVYEYICNGSLDSHLFGHAAKPLNWSARQKIAVGAARGLRYLHEECRVGCIVHRDMRPNNILITHDFEPMVGDFGLARWQPSGDIGVETRIIGTFGYLAPEYAQSGQITEKADVYSFGVVLVELVTGRKAIDVKRPKGQQCLTEWVRPLLEKHSIQELIDPRLMNCYLEQEVHNMLQCASSCIRRDPHSRPRMSQVLRMLEGDMVMNSSNH